From a region of the Ktedonobacterales bacterium genome:
- a CDS encoding arginine deiminase family protein, translated as MSTYGSQSMIAPLRRVLVKRPDQAFAVADPAAWHYTARPDLTAAQQEHDDLVALLRQGGSEVLYHDEPQPTHADAIFTFDPALVTDQGAIMLSMGKRQRRGEEAVMARRFEALDLPILSTLHDDARAEGGDLLWLDHDTLAVGQGFRTNAEGLRQLREALTPLGVTVIPVDLPYYSGPAACLHLLSLISIVDERLAVVYPPLLSVPFWQELQRRGFRLIEVPEEEFLTMGPNVLALAPGQCVMLEGNPTTRQRLQEVGCQVWTYRGNELSLKAEGGATCLTRPLLRG; from the coding sequence ATGAGCACCTATGGAAGTCAGAGCATGATTGCCCCGCTCCGGCGCGTCCTGGTGAAGCGGCCCGACCAGGCGTTCGCCGTCGCTGACCCGGCGGCCTGGCACTACACGGCACGGCCTGATTTGACCGCTGCCCAGCAAGAACACGACGATCTGGTGGCCCTGCTGCGCCAGGGCGGCAGTGAGGTGCTCTATCACGATGAACCCCAACCCACCCATGCCGATGCCATCTTTACCTTCGACCCCGCACTGGTGACTGACCAGGGAGCCATCATGCTCTCGATGGGCAAGCGGCAGCGGCGAGGGGAGGAAGCCGTCATGGCCCGGCGTTTCGAGGCGCTCGATCTCCCTATTCTCTCTACTTTGCACGATGACGCGCGCGCCGAAGGGGGCGATCTGCTCTGGCTGGATCACGATACGCTGGCTGTGGGGCAGGGGTTCCGTACCAATGCCGAAGGGCTGCGTCAACTGCGCGAGGCGCTGACTCCGCTGGGAGTAACCGTCATCCCCGTAGACCTACCCTACTACAGCGGGCCAGCGGCGTGCCTGCATCTGCTCTCCCTCATCAGCATCGTAGATGAGCGCCTGGCGGTGGTCTATCCGCCGCTCCTTTCAGTCCCCTTCTGGCAGGAATTGCAGCGGCGCGGTTTTCGTCTCATCGAGGTACCCGAAGAAGAGTTCCTGACTATGGGACCGAACGTGCTGGCGCTGGCCCCTGGGCAGTGCGTCATGCTCGAAGGCAACCCCACCACCCGGCAGAGGCTCCAGGAAGTTGGATGCCAGGTCTGGACCTATCGTGGCAACGAGCTTTCCTTAAAGGCGGAGGGCGGCGCAACCTGCCTGACTCGCCCGCTGCTGCGTGGGTAA